In Ardenticatenales bacterium, a single genomic region encodes these proteins:
- a CDS encoding penicillin acylase family protein: MTHLRKWAIRLAILLLILFVLTGSLGIWLVRRPWTPVAGNVETTGLSMNAEIVRDPWGVPHIYADNETDLLFAQGYAHAQDRLWQMEISRRLSQGRMSEIAGASTVELDQFMRTLGLRRVAEQSWQQMDGDAQAVLTAYAAGVNAYLSDNHNRLPVEFTLLGFEPQPWTPIDSLAWGNFLSLNMGVNAALELLQARTVAEQGTSVLTQLFLFADNLDTLIVPSETNNYDWLRAVPPESSTSSTNWLTKPYPRWASNNWVIHGSRTTTGLPILANDTHLDLLMPSVWYQNGLHGGRFDTVGFTLPGVPLVVIGHNQRIAWGMTNMGPDVQDIYIEHLDNLSNPTQYQHGEEWRDLTILPETILVKDAEPVTFNIYLTQRGPLINDIFNVPAQQPISLRWTLYEGNEVLRSILMLNLASNWDEFRAALAYWDSPNVNFVYADVAGNIGHQSAGRVPVRAPGHQGALPVPGWSGNYEWVTFIPFTELPSTLNPEAGFIVTANNEFVTRDYPYMLTYDWYEPSYRAEQIAASLTANQSQSLTDSAAIQLQTFSPPSAALQPYLSIIEPANQLEEDALSQVKAWDFQYEPEAIGATVYEIWYLHMLYYTLEDELGDELMDEYAQYTNKHVPMMVMLMADGDNAWFDDTNTPEIETRDDIVRRAWQDGLIWLQERYGRHVNDWAWANVHTTTFRHIPIGQSGIAVLESLFNSRAYPSPGTQFSVNVGWYDDPFEVVFGPAQRMILDLSDFDNSVSVNSTGQNGNLFHAHRQDLSKMWQQGDYFPMLFTQSSVQEKAEAVLTLKP; encoded by the coding sequence GCATGAACGCTGAAATCGTACGCGACCCATGGGGCGTTCCCCACATCTACGCCGACAATGAAACAGATCTGCTCTTTGCCCAAGGCTATGCCCACGCCCAGGATCGGTTGTGGCAAATGGAGATAAGCCGCCGCTTGAGCCAGGGTAGAATGAGCGAAATTGCCGGAGCATCCACCGTCGAGCTAGATCAATTCATGCGCACGTTGGGTTTACGACGTGTTGCCGAACAAAGCTGGCAACAAATGGACGGCGACGCCCAGGCGGTATTAACAGCCTACGCCGCGGGCGTCAATGCCTACTTGAGCGACAACCATAATCGCCTGCCGGTAGAGTTCACTCTATTAGGTTTTGAACCACAGCCGTGGACGCCCATAGATTCGCTGGCCTGGGGCAATTTCCTATCATTGAACATGGGCGTCAATGCCGCCCTGGAACTCCTGCAAGCACGCACCGTTGCCGAACAGGGCACATCCGTCCTGACCCAACTCTTCCTATTCGCTGACAATCTAGATACCCTTATCGTGCCCTCTGAAACCAACAATTATGACTGGTTACGTGCCGTACCACCTGAATCCTCCACTTCGTCAACGAATTGGCTAACGAAACCATACCCCCGTTGGGCCAGCAATAATTGGGTCATACACGGCAGCCGCACAACCACAGGTCTACCCATTCTCGCCAATGACACCCACCTCGATTTGCTGATGCCATCTGTTTGGTATCAAAACGGGTTGCATGGGGGTCGCTTTGATACGGTAGGGTTCACCCTGCCAGGCGTACCGCTCGTTGTCATAGGCCATAATCAGCGCATTGCCTGGGGTATGACCAACATGGGGCCAGATGTACAGGACATCTACATTGAGCATCTCGACAACCTGAGCAACCCCACCCAATATCAACACGGTGAAGAATGGCGTGACTTAACCATCCTCCCGGAAACGATCCTGGTCAAAGACGCCGAACCTGTAACTTTTAACATCTATCTCACGCAGCGCGGGCCCCTCATCAATGACATATTCAACGTTCCCGCACAACAGCCTATATCACTGCGCTGGACGCTTTACGAAGGAAACGAAGTATTACGCTCCATTCTCATGCTTAACCTGGCCAGCAACTGGGATGAGTTTCGGGCTGCCCTGGCATATTGGGACTCACCAAATGTAAACTTTGTCTATGCTGACGTAGCCGGCAACATTGGTCACCAATCTGCCGGGCGTGTCCCTGTACGCGCGCCCGGGCACCAGGGCGCTTTGCCTGTTCCCGGCTGGAGCGGCAACTATGAATGGGTAACCTTTATTCCTTTTACAGAGCTGCCTAGCACGCTCAATCCAGAGGCTGGATTCATTGTTACAGCCAACAACGAGTTTGTTACTCGTGATTACCCGTATATGCTGACGTACGATTGGTACGAACCCAGTTATCGCGCCGAGCAGATCGCCGCATCGCTGACGGCAAACCAAAGTCAAAGCCTGACAGATTCGGCGGCCATCCAGTTACAGACATTTTCCCCTCCATCCGCTGCGCTGCAACCCTATCTATCTATCATTGAACCCGCCAATCAATTAGAGGAAGACGCGCTTTCTCAAGTAAAAGCCTGGGATTTTCAATACGAGCCGGAGGCAATAGGCGCGACAGTCTACGAAATCTGGTACTTGCACATGCTGTACTACACCCTTGAAGATGAACTGGGCGACGAATTAATGGATGAATATGCTCAGTACACCAACAAACATGTGCCCATGATGGTTATGTTGATGGCCGATGGAGATAACGCCTGGTTTGATGACACGAACACGCCTGAAATAGAAACGCGCGACGACATTGTCCGTCGGGCCTGGCAGGATGGCCTGATATGGCTGCAGGAACGATATGGACGGCACGTGAACGATTGGGCATGGGCAAATGTGCATACCACGACATTTCGCCATATTCCCATAGGGCAGAGCGGTATTGCTGTACTTGAATCTTTATTCAACAGCAGGGCATATCCCTCGCCGGGTACGCAGTTTAGCGTGAATGTTGGTTGGTACGACGATCCGTTTGAGGTTGTCTTTGGACCGGCACAACGCATGATCCTGGATCTCTCAGACTTTGACAATTCCGTCAGCGTTAATTCGACCGGGCAGAATGGGAATCTTTTTCACGCCCATCGCCAGGATCTCAGCAAGATGTGGCAGCAAGGCGATTATTTCCCCATGCTCTTTACCCAAAGCAGCGTGCAGGAAAAGGCAGAAGCTGTGCTTACCCTGAAACCATGA